Proteins co-encoded in one Halococcoides cellulosivorans genomic window:
- the lpdA gene encoding dihydrolipoyl dehydrogenase, which produces MAGNVPEPGSVDGIPERTDVLVIGGGPGGYVAAIRAGQLGLDVTLVEADAIGGTCLNHGCIPSKALIHGADIAHEAATAEALGISADPSVDVGQLTDWKDGVVEQLTGGVEQLCRAAGVTVVEGMAAFVNTRRARVQTDTGETAIDFENAIVATGSRPIEIPDFGFDSDHVLDSRDALALDERPDSLVVIGAGYIGMELSTVYQKLGTDVTVVELFDDVLDGYEDDISRIVRERAESLGIDFRFGETATDWAATADGVLVHTDGDHESITAEKVFVVAGREPVTDTANLDAAGIELDADGFVETDAQGRTTCEQIFAIGDVAGEPMLAHNASREGEVAAAAIAGEPAVLDHEAMPAVVFTDPEVATVGLTEQDAREAGYDPVVGQMPLSGNGRALTLGDTSGFVRIVADRRTELVVGAQIVAPEASELIAELALAIEMDARLADLAETVHTHPTLSEAVMEAAANARGEAIHTAN; this is translated from the coding sequence GTGGCGGGGAACGTCCCAGAACCAGGTTCCGTCGACGGCATTCCCGAGCGGACGGACGTGCTCGTGATCGGCGGCGGCCCCGGCGGCTACGTCGCGGCGATCCGCGCGGGCCAACTGGGACTCGACGTGACGCTCGTCGAAGCCGACGCGATCGGCGGCACCTGTCTGAACCACGGTTGTATTCCTTCGAAGGCACTCATTCACGGCGCGGACATCGCCCACGAGGCCGCAACCGCCGAGGCCCTCGGTATCAGCGCCGACCCGAGTGTGGACGTCGGACAGCTGACCGACTGGAAAGACGGCGTGGTCGAGCAGTTGACCGGCGGCGTCGAACAGCTGTGCCGGGCGGCCGGCGTCACGGTCGTCGAGGGCATGGCGGCGTTCGTCAACACCCGCCGCGCACGAGTCCAGACCGACACAGGCGAGACGGCCATCGACTTCGAGAACGCGATCGTCGCGACCGGATCCCGACCGATCGAGATTCCCGACTTCGGGTTCGACAGCGATCACGTCCTCGACTCTCGGGACGCACTCGCACTCGACGAGCGGCCCGATTCGCTGGTCGTCATCGGCGCGGGCTACATCGGAATGGAGCTGTCGACGGTCTACCAGAAGCTCGGGACCGACGTGACGGTCGTCGAGTTGTTCGACGATGTCCTCGACGGCTACGAGGACGATATCTCGCGGATCGTTCGCGAGCGCGCGGAATCGCTCGGGATCGACTTCCGGTTCGGTGAGACGGCCACCGACTGGGCGGCGACCGCGGACGGCGTCCTCGTCCACACCGACGGCGACCACGAGTCGATCACGGCCGAGAAGGTGTTCGTCGTCGCCGGGCGTGAACCGGTCACCGACACCGCGAATCTCGACGCGGCCGGGATCGAACTCGACGCGGACGGGTTCGTCGAGACCGACGCCCAGGGCCGGACGACCTGCGAGCAGATCTTCGCGATCGGTGACGTCGCCGGCGAGCCGATGTTGGCGCACAACGCCAGTCGCGAGGGCGAGGTCGCCGCCGCCGCGATCGCCGGCGAGCCGGCCGTGCTGGATCACGAGGCGATGCCGGCGGTCGTGTTCACCGACCCCGAGGTCGCGACCGTCGGACTGACCGAACAGGACGCCCGCGAGGCGGGCTACGATCCGGTCGTCGGGCAGATGCCACTCTCGGGCAACGGCCGTGCGCTCACGCTGGGCGATACGTCCGGGTTCGTCAGAATCGTCGCCGACCGTCGGACCGAACTCGTCGTCGGTGCACAGATCGTCGCCCCCGAGGCCTCGGAGTTGATCGCAGAACTCGCGCTCGCGATCGAGATGGACGCCCGCCTGGCCGACCTCGCGGAGACCGTCCACACGCATCCGACGCTCTCGGAGGCGGTCATGGAGGCCGCCGCGAACGCCCGCGGCGAGGCGATCCACACCGCGAACTGA
- a CDS encoding carboxymuconolactone decarboxylase family protein, with translation MSTDSELTAMKQSLQQLVGEADTMKRYAGFVEGVESDGALDTKTTELMALAIGAATPCDGCVQWHLDAALEAGATREEIIETLEVATMMGGGPAMTSAIEAYQMLDDAGDD, from the coding sequence ATGTCGACCGACAGCGAACTCACCGCGATGAAGCAGAGTCTCCAGCAACTCGTCGGAGAGGCCGACACCATGAAACGGTACGCGGGCTTCGTCGAGGGCGTCGAGAGTGACGGGGCGCTCGATACGAAGACGACGGAACTCATGGCCCTCGCGATCGGGGCGGCAACGCCGTGCGATGGCTGTGTCCAGTGGCACCTCGACGCCGCGCTCGAAGCGGGGGCGACTCGCGAGGAGATCATCGAGACTCTGGAAGTCGCCACGATGATGGGCGGTGGGCCAGCGATGACCTCCGCCATCGAGGCCTACCAGATGCTCGACGACGCCGGCGACGACTGA
- a CDS encoding NAD(P)/FAD-dependent oxidoreductase, which yields MTQDTLPSTQDRYVIVGDGIAGSSAAETLAAETDAQITVLTAESEPLYNRVMIKEFAKGTLPESAVQIHDRDWYEDRGIDLRLSTRVVDLDTRAGVVQTDDGEQIASDELVIATGGSPRRLPVPNADADGVTSFWTIEDAARIREQAASADSGVIVGGGLLGIDYAAIASTQDVDAHYLIREDRWFSRAMSETGAAIVHDALRERGVTPVFETEVERFETDGTGQVSATVDDDGQIYDSDCVGVAIGTEPNVDFLAETPIAAEGGVRVDEFLRTDVPGVWAAGDVARYHDRRLDRRVQNGSWGSAAAQGDLVAQNLLAGRGDREAFAFVPSYTVTHFEFPMASFGHPALGETYRERQYDDREWRRLAFRDGKLVGGVLIGDLAPMGTLSDVVASGQRVQRQSPDLLARDVELPGEHTPVPAASD from the coding sequence ATGACTCAGGACACACTTCCATCGACTCAGGACCGGTACGTGATCGTCGGTGACGGCATCGCCGGCAGTTCGGCGGCCGAAACTCTCGCCGCGGAGACCGACGCCCAGATTACGGTGCTCACCGCCGAATCCGAACCGCTGTACAATCGTGTGATGATCAAGGAGTTCGCGAAAGGGACTCTCCCCGAGAGCGCCGTCCAGATCCACGATCGAGACTGGTACGAGGATCGAGGGATCGACCTGCGACTCTCGACGCGCGTGGTGGACCTCGACACCAGGGCGGGCGTGGTCCAGACCGACGACGGCGAGCAGATCGCCTCCGACGAACTGGTGATCGCGACCGGTGGGTCGCCCCGCCGCCTGCCGGTCCCGAACGCCGACGCCGACGGAGTGACCTCGTTTTGGACGATCGAGGACGCGGCGCGGATCCGCGAGCAGGCGGCGAGCGCCGACAGCGGCGTGATCGTCGGTGGGGGCCTGCTCGGGATCGACTACGCCGCGATCGCGAGCACCCAGGACGTCGACGCCCACTATCTCATCCGGGAGGACCGCTGGTTCTCGCGGGCGATGTCCGAGACCGGGGCCGCGATCGTCCACGACGCGCTCCGCGAGCGTGGTGTCACGCCCGTCTTCGAGACCGAAGTCGAGCGCTTCGAGACCGACGGCACGGGACAGGTCAGCGCGACGGTCGACGACGACGGCCAGATCTACGACAGCGACTGCGTGGGCGTCGCGATCGGGACCGAACCGAACGTGGACTTTCTCGCGGAGACGCCGATCGCCGCCGAGGGCGGCGTCCGCGTCGACGAATTCCTCCGCACCGACGTGCCAGGTGTCTGGGCGGCGGGCGACGTCGCACGCTATCACGACCGCCGCCTCGATCGCCGCGTGCAGAACGGCTCCTGGGGGTCGGCGGCCGCACAGGGCGACCTCGTCGCGCAGAACCTCCTCGCCGGCCGGGGCGACCGCGAGGCCTTCGCGTTCGTCCCCTCCTATACCGTCACGCACTTCGAGTTCCCGATGGCCTCCTTCGGGCACCCGGCCCTCGGGGAGACCTATCGGGAGCGTCAGTACGACGACCGAGAGTGGCGCCGCCTCGCCTTCCGCGACGGGAAACTCGTCGGCGGCGTCCTGATCGGTGACCTGGCTCCGATGGGGACCCTCAGCGACGTCGTCGCCAGCGGGCAACGCGTCCAGCGCCAGTCGCCAGACTTGCTCGCCCGGGACGTCGAACTGCCGGGAGAGCACACGCCCGTGCCGGCCGCGTCTGACTGA
- a CDS encoding MFS transporter has product MTRDDSGRGLLLASVAIGWFFALGLRFVLPGILPTIRESFPHATETQAGIAITMLWATYGLTQFPAGIAADRVGEARVLVASLVLAAASLLAFTFTPVFSLFVVVTGLFGAATGLYGPPRGTLLARVFSDRADRAIGLTLAAGSLGAAALPAIAALVVDGLGWRVTLGLAAPGFAIAAVAVHIAARRTDDGRETATPRPDGGDPESTPTEGGGEPSPSIPAAIRAAAGSVRNRRAGLAIVAAIVMYFGFQGITALVTIYLVDERALFTQGEAGVLFGGLFVVGALSQWLAGWIATDRRSARVLAGIAAVSVFPLIGLVVFDHRLLIGASVLLIGIRMGFAPVSNAFIIDCLPAEIEGTAWGGVRSALFVVSSLASTMVGILADIGRFDGGILVLAALTGFAAVLYLALPSCEARRLLGGSTDESSG; this is encoded by the coding sequence GTGACCCGGGACGATTCCGGGCGAGGCCTGCTGCTCGCGAGCGTCGCCATCGGCTGGTTTTTCGCGCTCGGACTTCGATTCGTCCTGCCGGGCATCCTCCCGACGATCAGGGAATCCTTCCCGCACGCGACCGAAACCCAGGCCGGCATCGCCATCACGATGCTGTGGGCGACCTACGGCCTGACGCAGTTCCCCGCCGGGATCGCGGCCGACCGGGTGGGCGAAGCGCGCGTGCTCGTCGCGAGTCTCGTGCTCGCCGCGGCCAGTCTGCTCGCGTTTACGTTCACCCCGGTGTTCTCGCTGTTCGTCGTCGTGACCGGCCTGTTCGGCGCGGCGACCGGGCTCTACGGGCCGCCCCGCGGAACCCTGCTGGCACGGGTCTTCTCCGACCGGGCCGACCGCGCGATCGGACTCACGCTCGCCGCCGGGAGCCTCGGGGCCGCCGCCCTCCCCGCGATCGCGGCACTCGTCGTCGACGGCCTGGGCTGGCGCGTGACGCTCGGCCTCGCTGCCCCCGGGTTCGCGATCGCCGCGGTCGCCGTTCACATCGCCGCACGCCGGACCGACGACGGCCGCGAGACCGCCACGCCCAGACCGGACGGCGGCGACCCGGAGTCGACGCCGACCGAGGGGGGTGGCGAACCGTCGCCCTCGATCCCGGCGGCGATCCGCGCGGCGGCCGGATCGGTCCGGAACCGCAGAGCGGGTCTGGCGATCGTCGCGGCGATCGTGATGTACTTCGGCTTTCAGGGGATCACCGCGCTCGTGACGATCTATCTGGTCGACGAGCGCGCACTGTTCACCCAGGGCGAGGCGGGCGTCCTCTTTGGCGGCCTGTTCGTCGTCGGCGCGCTCTCGCAGTGGCTGGCCGGGTGGATCGCCACGGACCGGCGGTCCGCACGCGTCCTCGCCGGGATCGCCGCGGTCAGCGTTTTTCCCTTGATCGGACTGGTCGTCTTCGATCACCGCCTGCTGATCGGGGCGAGCGTCCTCCTGATCGGAATCCGGATGGGCTTCGCCCCGGTGTCGAACGCCTTCATCATCGACTGTCTGCCCGCCGAGATCGAAGGCACGGCCTGGGGCGGGGTTCGCTCCGCGCTGTTCGTCGTGAGTTCGCTCGCCTCCACGATGGTCGGGATCCTCGCGGACATCGGCCGATTCGACGGCGGAATATTGGTGCTCGCCGCGCTCACCGGGTTCGCCGCCGTGCTCTATCTGGCGCTGCCCTCGTGTGAGGCCCGTCGACTGCTCGGCGGGTCGACCGACGAATCGTCCGGGTGA
- a CDS encoding damage-control phosphatase ARMT1 family protein yields the protein MDAHVECGPCVLRQALDTVRETDADVATERRAVRRTATAIGEMSFDRTPMTIAARAQAIVREETGIDDPFGDRKRLATETVADMRPALVDRLDGAADRFERAVRLAIAGNVIDVGPGHEVDIEATIDDVLDRSFAIDRLDALRADLADADDVLYLLDNAGEVVLDRLLIESIDADVTAVAKADPFLNDVTAADAFAAGIDEVATVETRGTDGVGTITDGFADRLRAADVVISKGQGNYELFSDCDASIYFLLLVKCGVVADDIGAPEGSVVVA from the coding sequence ATGGACGCCCACGTGGAGTGTGGACCCTGTGTGCTGCGGCAAGCCCTCGACACCGTCCGCGAGACCGACGCCGACGTGGCGACCGAACGGCGCGCAGTCCGGCGGACCGCGACGGCGATCGGCGAGATGTCGTTCGATCGAACACCGATGACGATCGCCGCGCGGGCCCAAGCGATCGTCCGCGAGGAGACCGGAATCGACGATCCGTTCGGCGACCGGAAGCGACTGGCGACCGAGACCGTCGCGGACATGCGCCCGGCACTCGTCGATCGCCTCGACGGCGCGGCAGACCGGTTCGAGCGCGCGGTTCGCCTGGCGATCGCGGGCAACGTCATCGACGTCGGTCCGGGCCACGAGGTCGACATCGAGGCGACGATCGACGACGTGCTCGACCGATCGTTCGCGATCGATCGGCTGGACGCGCTCCGGGCCGATCTCGCCGACGCCGACGATGTCCTCTACCTGCTGGACAATGCGGGCGAGGTCGTCCTCGATCGACTCCTGATCGAATCGATCGACGCGGACGTGACTGCCGTCGCGAAGGCCGACCCGTTTTTGAACGACGTCACCGCCGCGGACGCGTTTGCGGCCGGGATCGACGAGGTGGCCACCGTCGAGACGCGCGGCACGGACGGCGTGGGGACGATCACCGACGGGTTCGCTGACCGCCTGCGGGCGGCCGACGTCGTGATCAGCAAGGGCCAGGGCAACTACGAGTTGTTCAGCGATTGCGACGCATCGATCTACTTCCTGCTGTTGGTGAAATGCGGCGTCGTCGCCGACGACATCGGCGCGCCCGAGGGGAGCGTGGTCGTCGCGTGA
- a CDS encoding ArsR/SmtB family transcription factor yields the protein MGRDVYDRQAEFCSVFSNPKRLRILDVLTDGKEHAVSEIQAATDIPQSSVSRHLGMMRERGVVERRSEGVYNRYRLADPRIAEGMATIRTVLRDRQDLDAPVGD from the coding sequence ATGGGCCGGGACGTCTACGACCGCCAGGCCGAGTTCTGCAGTGTGTTCTCGAATCCCAAGCGCCTCCGGATTCTCGACGTGCTGACCGACGGCAAGGAGCACGCCGTCTCGGAGATCCAGGCCGCGACCGACATCCCACAGTCGAGCGTCTCGCGACACCTCGGCATGATGCGCGAGCGTGGCGTCGTCGAACGCCGCTCCGAAGGCGTCTACAACCGGTATCGACTGGCCGATCCGCGTATCGCCGAGGGGATGGCGACGATCAGGACCGTCCTGCGCGACCGCCAGGACCTCGACGCCCCGGTGGGTGACTGA
- a CDS encoding helix-turn-helix domain-containing protein, with amino-acid sequence MSLTEQIRSETTPERALEAVFDLTQTERRSYAAIVDADRPVTAPRLAAAIDCAETSAYRHLSALDECGLVQRATADFEGTGRSAYVATPPDEVADRMADRVEETYEECRETIDACRPAFAGESTDRSA; translated from the coding sequence GTGAGCCTCACCGAACAGATCCGCTCCGAGACGACGCCCGAACGCGCCCTGGAGGCGGTGTTCGATCTCACGCAGACCGAACGGCGGAGCTACGCAGCGATCGTAGACGCCGACCGCCCGGTGACGGCCCCGCGTCTCGCGGCGGCCATCGACTGCGCCGAGACCTCGGCCTACCGGCACCTGTCCGCGCTCGACGAGTGCGGTCTGGTCCAGCGTGCGACCGCCGATTTCGAGGGCACGGGCCGGTCGGCCTACGTCGCGACGCCACCCGATGAGGTCGCCGATCGGATGGCCGACCGCGTCGAGGAGACCTACGAGGAGTGCCGGGAGACCATCGACGCGTGCCGGCCCGCGTTCGCGGGCGAGAGCACCGATCGATCGGCTTGA
- the tsaA gene encoding tRNA (N6-threonylcarbamoyladenosine(37)-N6)-methyltransferase TrmO translates to MFEAITQIGTVHSAFDEPSDPETMRERESTIVIDEAYSDGLYRIEDSDHLVVVFYIHEADAPTLRGPRRYGVERGTFASRSPHRPSPIGTTTVELLERDGRELLVRGLDAIDGTPVLDLKPYAPSLDRPTRETDRRADPRGHVERAIADRDREAVLLEAGGIHGHYCPYLALGVMAGVHAMRELGATSDGFEDLIAVTETNSCFADGVQVATGCTVGNNALVYRDLGKTAMTLVRRSAPDAGVRVHVKEREAIVERDYPEANALFERVIADGEGTDADRERLAERWAEVAFDLLDRPIGELCDIQTGVAVDLPDPAPIYEDAICAACGESVMAPKTVERDAERFCRACAGAEYHQLDGRGCSWIESDRVGSS, encoded by the coding sequence ATGTTCGAGGCGATTACACAGATCGGGACCGTGCACAGTGCGTTCGACGAGCCAAGCGATCCCGAGACGATGCGTGAGCGGGAGAGTACGATCGTGATCGACGAGGCCTACAGCGACGGGCTGTATCGGATCGAGGACAGCGATCACCTCGTGGTCGTGTTCTACATCCACGAGGCCGACGCGCCCACGCTTCGGGGGCCACGGCGCTACGGCGTCGAACGCGGCACGTTCGCGTCGCGGAGTCCGCACCGCCCGAGTCCGATCGGGACGACGACCGTCGAGTTGCTGGAGCGCGACGGCCGTGAACTGCTCGTTCGCGGCCTGGACGCCATCGACGGGACGCCCGTGCTGGATCTCAAGCCCTACGCGCCGAGTCTCGACCGGCCAACGCGCGAGACCGACCGGCGCGCAGACCCGCGCGGGCACGTCGAGCGCGCGATCGCCGACCGTGATCGCGAGGCCGTCCTCCTGGAGGCGGGCGGGATCCACGGCCACTACTGCCCGTATCTCGCGCTCGGGGTGATGGCGGGCGTCCACGCCATGCGCGAACTCGGCGCGACCAGCGACGGGTTCGAGGACCTGATCGCCGTCACGGAGACGAACAGCTGTTTCGCCGACGGGGTGCAGGTCGCGACCGGCTGTACGGTCGGGAACAACGCCCTGGTCTATCGCGACCTCGGGAAGACCGCGATGACGCTCGTCAGGCGGTCGGCCCCCGACGCGGGCGTGCGCGTTCACGTCAAAGAACGCGAGGCGATCGTCGAGCGCGACTATCCGGAGGCCAACGCGCTGTTCGAGCGCGTGATCGCGGACGGCGAGGGCACCGACGCCGACCGCGAGCGACTCGCCGAGCGCTGGGCCGAGGTCGCGTTCGACCTGCTCGACCGGCCGATCGGCGAGTTGTGTGACATCCAGACGGGCGTCGCGGTCGATCTGCCCGATCCCGCCCCGATCTACGAGGATGCGATCTGTGCAGCCTGTGGCGAGTCGGTGATGGCGCCGAAGACCGTCGAACGCGACGCCGAGCGCTTCTGTCGGGCCTGTGCCGGCGCGGAGTATCACCAACTCGACGGGCGTGGCTGTTCGTGGATCGAGTCGGATCGAGTCGGATCGAGTTAG
- a CDS encoding ABC transporter ATP-binding protein gives MTLQIDDLHVGYDERVLDGLSLRVEAGELLGVLGPNGSGKSTLLQCVVGLLDPDAGSITLDGTPIDHLASDERARRVGYVPQSESRAFPATVFETILQGRRPHGGWAPSARDRAAVRETIDRLGLADLATRKIADLSGGQRQKVRLGRALVGDPEVLVLDEPTSALDLQHRLRVIDEIRRQVGDDVAGIVAIHDLTLAARSCDRVALLADGQVHAVGGPEILTPERIEAVYGVEASVLTHRDRRVIVPDAPVPSAAAGDRGATDPGDDPDRPRPTTDHAEPTTQD, from the coding sequence GTGACCCTCCAGATCGACGACCTACACGTTGGCTACGACGAGCGCGTCCTCGACGGCCTCAGCCTGCGCGTCGAGGCAGGCGAACTCCTCGGCGTGCTCGGCCCGAACGGGTCGGGCAAGTCCACCCTGCTGCAGTGTGTCGTCGGCCTGCTCGACCCCGACGCCGGGTCGATTACCCTCGACGGCACGCCGATCGACCACCTCGCGAGCGACGAGCGCGCCCGGCGGGTCGGCTACGTCCCCCAGTCCGAGTCGCGAGCGTTCCCCGCGACGGTGTTCGAGACGATCCTGCAGGGCCGGCGCCCCCACGGCGGGTGGGCACCGAGCGCGCGCGACCGCGCGGCGGTCCGTGAGACGATCGACCGCCTCGGCCTGGCGGACCTCGCGACCCGGAAGATAGCGGATCTCTCGGGTGGGCAGCGCCAGAAAGTACGGCTGGGTCGCGCGCTCGTCGGTGATCCCGAGGTGCTCGTCCTCGACGAACCGACGAGCGCGCTCGATTTACAGCACCGCCTCCGCGTGATCGATGAGATTCGCAGGCAGGTCGGCGACGACGTGGCGGGGATCGTCGCGATCCACGACCTCACCCTCGCCGCGCGCTCCTGCGATCGCGTCGCCTTGCTCGCCGACGGGCAGGTCCACGCCGTCGGCGGGCCGGAGATCCTCACGCCCGAGCGCATCGAGGCCGTCTACGGCGTCGAAGCGAGCGTCCTGACCCATCGCGATCGACGGGTGATCGTGCCCGACGCGCCCGTCCCGAGTGCCGCCGCAGGCGACCGCGGAGCGACCGATCCGGGCGACGACCCGGATCGACCCCGACCGACGACCGACCACGCCGAGCCAACGACTCAGGACTGA
- a CDS encoding FecCD family ABC transporter permease, whose amino-acid sequence MTETITQRSRLRERVGLFGGVGLALFATLGALAIGSADLSASAVLAALVGGGTATARTIVWQVRVPRVLAALLAGGGLAVAGAVMQTVLRNPLGAPYTLGISQAAAFGAAIAIVAGITDGPLGTLQTPIAAFAGGLVSTGVILALVTYREATPETMILTGVALGSLFSAGLTLIQYLASDTETAAIVYWTFGDLGRAGWWQVGLLAAVVGLASLYFLRHGWDYDVLDAGTATARSLGVNVTRLRIGGMAVASLVTALVVSFVGIIGFVGLVAPHLVRMVIGGTERSLLPGSILTGATLLVAADTAARTVLAPVVLPVGILTSLLGAPLFLYLVVRGGAYW is encoded by the coding sequence ATGACCGAAACGATCACTCAGCGATCGAGGCTTCGCGAGCGCGTCGGCCTGTTCGGCGGCGTCGGCCTGGCGCTATTCGCCACGCTCGGCGCGCTCGCGATCGGATCGGCGGACCTGTCCGCGAGCGCGGTGCTCGCCGCTCTCGTGGGCGGTGGGACCGCGACGGCCCGGACGATCGTCTGGCAGGTGCGCGTCCCGCGCGTGCTCGCGGCGCTGCTGGCGGGCGGGGGACTCGCCGTCGCGGGCGCGGTGATGCAGACCGTCCTCCGAAACCCGCTGGGTGCGCCCTACACACTGGGGATCTCACAGGCGGCGGCGTTCGGCGCGGCGATCGCGATCGTCGCCGGAATCACGGACGGCCCACTCGGCACGCTCCAGACCCCGATCGCAGCGTTCGCGGGCGGCCTCGTCTCGACGGGCGTCATCCTCGCGCTGGTCACCTATCGCGAGGCCACCCCGGAGACGATGATCCTCACCGGCGTCGCGCTCGGATCGCTGTTCTCGGCCGGCCTGACGCTAATCCAGTATCTCGCGAGCGACACCGAGACCGCCGCGATCGTCTACTGGACGTTCGGTGATCTGGGCCGGGCGGGGTGGTGGCAGGTGGGCCTGCTGGCGGCGGTCGTCGGCCTCGCGAGCCTGTACTTTTTGCGGCACGGCTGGGACTACGACGTGCTCGACGCCGGCACCGCGACCGCACGGAGTCTCGGGGTGAACGTGACACGCCTCCGGATCGGCGGGATGGCCGTCGCGTCGCTCGTGACTGCGCTGGTCGTCTCCTTCGTCGGCATCATCGGGTTCGTCGGCCTCGTCGCCCCGCACCTCGTCCGGATGGTGATCGGCGGGACCGAGCGGTCTCTCCTCCCCGGGTCGATCCTGACGGGGGCGACGCTGCTGGTGGCTGCCGACACCGCCGCCCGGACGGTGCTCGCACCGGTCGTCCTCCCGGTCGGAATTTTGACCTCGCTGCTCGGCGCGCCACTCTTTCTCTATCTCGTCGTTCGGGGCGGTGCGTACTGGTGA
- a CDS encoding ABC transporter substrate-binding protein, whose protein sequence is MARRREVLQTLGAGATVALAGCSSGDGAGAAERTVTDGMGRTVAVPDRVERLVGVGPGALRQIAYLGATDRVVGVESEVGVGVTPYRLANPDLADRPVIGSAGPNAGGNTEAILGVDPDLIVFYGDPSRAETLQSQTDTPVLALDIVDIVDRESRATMFETWRLLGAVLDRGDRAETLIAFVEETIDDLAERTASIPDAEREDAYAGAISYKGAHGLATTRKRFAPFRWTGVDNVASDIDTDAPSVQIDPERLLAWDPATLFLAADNLDRARADLDDSTYASNDAIETGELYTLLPHASYHHNYGSILANATFVGKTVYPDRFADVRVAARADEIFEAMLGAPLIDDLREAYPAIERIDP, encoded by the coding sequence ATGGCACGACGACGCGAGGTCCTGCAGACGCTGGGGGCGGGCGCGACGGTCGCGCTCGCGGGGTGTTCGAGCGGCGATGGGGCGGGAGCGGCCGAGCGGACCGTCACCGACGGGATGGGTCGGACGGTCGCCGTCCCCGACCGGGTCGAGCGCCTCGTCGGCGTCGGGCCGGGCGCACTCAGACAGATCGCCTACCTCGGGGCGACCGACCGCGTGGTGGGCGTCGAGTCCGAAGTGGGGGTCGGCGTCACCCCCTATCGCCTGGCGAATCCCGATCTGGCCGACCGGCCGGTGATCGGATCGGCGGGCCCGAACGCCGGCGGGAACACCGAGGCGATCCTCGGGGTGGACCCCGATCTGATCGTCTTCTACGGCGACCCATCCCGTGCGGAGACCCTGCAGTCCCAGACCGACACGCCCGTCCTCGCCCTCGACATCGTCGACATCGTCGATCGGGAGTCGCGTGCGACGATGTTCGAGACCTGGCGACTGCTGGGAGCGGTCCTCGACCGCGGTGATCGCGCCGAGACGCTCATCGCGTTCGTCGAGGAGACGATCGACGACCTGGCCGAACGGACCGCGTCGATCCCCGACGCCGAGCGCGAGGACGCGTACGCGGGCGCGATCAGCTACAAGGGCGCGCACGGCCTCGCGACGACGCGCAAGCGGTTCGCCCCCTTTCGCTGGACCGGAGTCGACAACGTCGCCAGCGACATCGACACCGACGCGCCGTCGGTCCAGATCGACCCCGAGCGCCTGCTGGCGTGGGATCCCGCGACGCTGTTTCTCGCCGCCGACAACCTCGACCGGGCGCGTGCGGATCTCGACGACTCCACGTACGCCTCGAACGACGCGATCGAGACCGGGGAACTCTACACGTTGTTGCCCCACGCCAGCTATCACCACAACTACGGTTCGATCCTCGCGAACGCGACTTTCGTCGGCAAAACCGTCTATCCCGACCGGTTCGCGGACGTGCGTGTCGCCGCCCGGGCGGACGAGATCTTCGAGGCGATGCTCGGGGCACCGCTGATCGACGACCTCCGCGAAGCGTATCCTGCCATCGAGCGCATCGATCCATGA